The Streptomyces sp. NBC_00670 genome window below encodes:
- a CDS encoding ABC transporter ATP-binding protein, whose protein sequence is MTTTEGTTTTAAGAPAPAPTSAAQVRDATARVHDAGARADLPAGLAAVSFTGAVKTFGAVRAVAGIDLEIRRGETVALLGRNGAGKSTAISLLLGLNTPDGGAVELFGGSPEAAVRAGRVGAMLQEARAVPRVTVRELVSFVAGRYPAPLPVAEALELAGIGELAGRRVDRLSGGQTQRVRFAVALAGNPELLVLDEPTAALDVEARHAFWASMRARARHGRTVLFSTHYLEEADAHADRIVVVDHGRIVADGTAEQLKRAAGGTLVAFDLAGDDVRELESLPGVRSVEVRGERARLRTDDSDATVVALARRNAIRRLEVVPASLDEAFLALTADGTAGETADGTGDEPAHAVDKADVAREGGPRRGTETD, encoded by the coding sequence ATGACCACGACCGAGGGCACGACGACGACAGCGGCCGGTGCGCCCGCGCCGGCACCCACGTCCGCCGCGCAGGTGCGCGACGCGACCGCGCGGGTGCACGACGCCGGCGCGCGGGCGGACCTCCCGGCGGGGCTCGCCGCCGTCTCCTTCACCGGAGCCGTCAAGACCTTCGGGGCGGTCCGTGCCGTCGCCGGGATCGACCTGGAGATACGGCGGGGCGAGACCGTCGCGCTGCTGGGCCGCAACGGCGCCGGCAAGTCCACCGCGATATCCCTGCTGCTGGGACTGAACACACCGGACGGCGGCGCGGTCGAGCTGTTCGGCGGCTCCCCGGAGGCCGCGGTGCGGGCCGGTCGGGTCGGGGCGATGCTCCAGGAGGCGCGGGCCGTGCCCCGGGTCACGGTGCGGGAGCTGGTCTCCTTCGTGGCCGGCCGGTATCCGGCACCGCTCCCCGTCGCCGAGGCGCTGGAGCTGGCCGGGATCGGGGAGCTCGCCGGGCGGCGGGTGGACCGGCTGTCCGGCGGACAGACCCAGCGGGTGCGGTTCGCCGTGGCGCTGGCGGGCAACCCCGAGCTGCTGGTCCTCGACGAGCCCACGGCCGCGCTCGACGTGGAGGCGCGGCACGCGTTCTGGGCGTCGATGCGGGCCCGCGCCCGGCACGGCCGGACGGTGCTGTTCTCCACGCACTACCTGGAGGAGGCCGACGCGCACGCCGACCGGATAGTCGTCGTCGACCACGGCCGGATCGTCGCCGACGGCACCGCCGAGCAGCTCAAGCGCGCGGCGGGCGGCACCCTCGTCGCCTTCGACCTCGCGGGGGACGACGTCCGGGAGCTGGAGTCGCTGCCGGGCGTGCGGTCGGTGGAGGTGCGCGGGGAGCGGGCGCGGCTGCGCACCGACGACTCGGACGCGACAGTGGTGGCACTGGCGCGGCGGAACGCGATACGCCGCCTGGAAGTCGTCCCGGCCTCCCTGGACGAGGCGTTTCTGGCGCTGACGGCGGACGGGACGGCGGGTGAGACGGCGGACGGGACAGGGGACGAACCGGCTCACGCGGTTGACAAGGCTGACGTGGCTCGCGAGGGCGGGCCGCGACGGGGGACGGAGACGGACTGA
- a CDS encoding MFS transporter, whose protein sequence is MTHTSTDRPSRAATGGAVVPVLAFAGIVVAVMQTLLVPVIKDLPVLLDTSAGNATWVLTSTLLSGAVATPIMGRLGDLYGKRKMLLFSLAVMVVGALISGFTSALLPMIVGRTLQGFAMGAIPLGIGLMRDMLPRERLGSAMALMSSSIGVGGGLALPAAALVAQHADWHALYFGAAALGVLCIVLTLVAVPESPMRARGTFDVAGALGLSVGLVLLLLPITKGSDWGWASARTLGLFAAAVVVLLLWGLMELRLKAPLVDLRTTARREVLLTNLASVMVGVAFYAVSLVLPQLLQLPKSTGYGLGQSMVVAGLCVAPLGLTMMFTAPVYARLSARFGPKVTLILGMLIIAVGYGAGLGLMSAAWQTIVTSVVLGAGIGLAYSSLPALIVGAVPASETGAANGLNTLMRSIGTSTSSAVIGMVLANSATHAGGAVLPTMHGFRISFLIATGAVVVGVVLALFLPGRRPATAPVLVADSEEDAALKRARELLGGGFRGRVLDAAGAPVARARVTLIDRRGRQAGATLTGADGSYTLAVPAEGPYVLAAKAAGHGPHASRATHAGDDRPVDLDLALPLPGGDRPLPEETVTA, encoded by the coding sequence ATGACGCACACGTCGACCGACCGGCCTTCCCGGGCAGCGACCGGAGGCGCGGTCGTCCCGGTGCTCGCCTTCGCGGGCATCGTCGTCGCGGTGATGCAGACGCTGCTCGTCCCGGTCATCAAGGATCTGCCCGTCCTGCTGGACACCTCCGCGGGCAACGCGACCTGGGTCCTGACCTCCACCCTCCTCTCCGGCGCCGTGGCCACGCCGATCATGGGCCGGCTCGGCGACCTCTACGGCAAGCGCAAGATGCTGCTGTTCAGCCTCGCCGTGATGGTCGTCGGCGCGCTGATCAGCGGTTTCACCAGCGCGCTGCTGCCGATGATCGTCGGCCGTACGCTCCAGGGCTTCGCCATGGGCGCGATACCGCTGGGCATCGGTCTGATGCGCGACATGCTGCCCCGTGAGCGGCTCGGCTCGGCGATGGCCCTGATGAGCTCCTCGATCGGCGTCGGCGGCGGACTCGCGCTGCCCGCCGCCGCGCTGGTCGCCCAGCACGCCGACTGGCACGCCCTCTATTTCGGCGCCGCCGCGCTCGGCGTCCTCTGCATCGTCCTCACCCTCGTCGCCGTGCCGGAGTCCCCGATGCGCGCCCGGGGCACCTTCGACGTGGCGGGCGCGCTCGGCCTGTCCGTCGGGCTCGTCCTGCTCCTGCTGCCGATCACCAAGGGCAGCGACTGGGGCTGGGCCTCGGCGCGGACGCTCGGCCTGTTCGCCGCCGCCGTGGTCGTCCTGCTGCTGTGGGGCCTCATGGAGCTGCGTCTGAAGGCGCCGCTGGTCGACCTGCGCACCACCGCCCGCCGTGAGGTGCTGCTCACCAACCTCGCCTCGGTCATGGTCGGCGTCGCCTTCTACGCCGTCTCCCTGGTCCTGCCGCAGCTGCTCCAGCTCCCGAAGTCGACCGGGTACGGCCTCGGCCAGTCCATGGTCGTCGCCGGTCTGTGCGTGGCGCCGCTGGGCCTGACCATGATGTTCACCGCACCCGTCTACGCCCGGCTCTCCGCCCGGTTCGGCCCCAAGGTCACCCTGATCCTCGGCATGCTGATCATCGCCGTCGGCTACGGCGCGGGGCTCGGCCTGATGAGCGCGGCCTGGCAGACGATCGTCACCTCGGTCGTGCTGGGCGCCGGCATCGGTCTGGCCTACTCCTCGCTGCCCGCGCTGATCGTGGGCGCGGTCCCGGCCTCCGAGACGGGCGCGGCCAACGGCCTCAACACGCTGATGCGCTCCATCGGGACCTCGACCTCCAGCGCCGTCATCGGCATGGTCCTCGCCAACAGCGCCACCCACGCGGGCGGTGCGGTGCTGCCGACGATGCACGGCTTCCGGATCTCGTTCCTGATCGCGACCGGCGCGGTCGTGGTCGGCGTGGTGCTGGCCCTCTTCCTGCCCGGCCGACGGCCCGCGACCGCACCGGTCCTGGTCGCGGACAGCGAGGAGGACGCGGCCCTCAAGCGGGCGCGGGAACTGCTCGGCGGCGGCTTCCGCGGCCGGGTCCTGGACGCCGCCGGCGCCCCGGTCGCCCGCGCCCGGGTCACCCTGATCGACCGCCGGGGCCGCCAGGCGGGCGCGACGCTCACCGGCGCCGACGGCAGCTACACGCTCGCCGTCCCGGCCGAGGGCCCGTACGTGCTGGCCGCGAAGGCCGCCGGGCACGGCCCGCACGCCTCCCGCGCCACGCACGCGGGCGACGACCGCCCGGTCGACCTGGACCTGGCACTGCCGCTGCCCGGCGGGGACCGCCCCCTGCCGGAGGAGACGGTCACGGCCTGA
- a CDS encoding ABC transporter permease gives MWDYLRLEVRRTLRDVGFVIGGVVMPVMMYLLFTNIGGAADGGWKAAAMVGMAAYGAVGSALNTGGGVAEDRAIGWLRQLRVTPMTPRQVVLGRALTGGVTVLPAIVAVLLAGGLVNGVRLGAWQWAVIALLLWLGSVPFTLLGLGNGYRLTAQTTGVANMVCNLGLAVVGGLWFPVELFPHWLRSISAYTPTNRFAQLGTAVADGHAPATGAVLVLTVWLLVFGGYAVLAYRRTGRTV, from the coding sequence ATGTGGGACTACCTGCGGCTCGAGGTGCGCCGGACGCTGCGTGACGTCGGCTTCGTCATCGGCGGGGTCGTGATGCCGGTGATGATGTACCTGCTCTTCACCAACATCGGCGGCGCCGCCGACGGCGGCTGGAAGGCCGCCGCGATGGTCGGCATGGCGGCGTACGGCGCGGTCGGCTCCGCGCTCAACACCGGTGGCGGGGTCGCCGAGGACCGGGCGATCGGCTGGCTGCGCCAGCTCCGGGTGACGCCGATGACACCGCGCCAGGTGGTGCTGGGCCGGGCGCTGACCGGCGGGGTGACGGTACTGCCGGCGATCGTCGCGGTGCTGCTCGCGGGCGGTCTCGTCAACGGGGTACGGCTCGGGGCGTGGCAGTGGGCGGTGATCGCGCTGCTGCTGTGGCTGGGGTCGGTGCCGTTCACGCTCCTCGGGCTGGGCAACGGCTACCGGCTGACCGCGCAGACCACGGGCGTGGCGAACATGGTGTGCAACCTGGGGCTCGCGGTGGTCGGCGGGCTGTGGTTCCCCGTGGAGCTGTTCCCGCACTGGCTGCGCTCGATATCCGCGTACACGCCGACCAACCGCTTCGCCCAGCTCGGCACGGCGGTGGCCGACGGACACGCGCCGGCGACCGGGGCCGTGCTCGTCCTGACGGTCTGGCTGCTGGTGTTCGGCGGCTACGCCGTACTGGCCTACCGCCGGACCGGACGGACCGTCTGA
- a CDS encoding sensor histidine kinase encodes MSWMRSVSCQWRAWRAARAAWREDWKRTRTEYRAARKAGRAPETPGPPPTGFTLLPWLLMGMGAFSNLFQGETPNAWIGALGLLAFNSLYIYVVFRAFHAVAREARSTRLALVLMGLVTCGLAIGYGGNWLLFFPLLGLATGAVVRGPWLGRHALGLTALATVVAGLREGWDAIGVSYGTFLSTMVTAAILSLSEAVRQLRAAREELARRAVEEERLRFSRDLHDLLGHTLSVIVVKSEAARRLAPRNLEAALAQVTDIESVGRQALTEIREAVTGYREGSLATELDRASSALTAAGIEPVVRRSGPPLAPATEALLGWVVREAVTNAVRHSGARRCEIAVDGSSSAERIRLTVTDDGGGGGGGEAAGGGGASGGGTGLKGLTERLATAGGSLRAGPSPRGGFTVTAELPRDPEGVAEPSRSGTEGTAAAAASGAV; translated from the coding sequence ATGAGCTGGATGCGGAGCGTCTCCTGCCAATGGCGGGCGTGGCGGGCGGCACGCGCGGCCTGGCGGGAGGACTGGAAACGGACGCGGACCGAGTACCGGGCCGCCCGGAAGGCCGGGCGGGCGCCCGAGACCCCGGGCCCCCCGCCCACCGGCTTCACGCTGCTGCCGTGGCTGCTGATGGGGATGGGCGCGTTCTCCAATCTGTTCCAGGGCGAGACGCCCAACGCGTGGATCGGGGCCCTGGGGCTGCTGGCCTTCAACTCGCTGTACATCTACGTGGTGTTCCGCGCCTTCCACGCGGTGGCGCGCGAGGCCCGCTCCACGCGCCTCGCGTTGGTGCTGATGGGGCTGGTGACCTGCGGCCTGGCCATCGGGTACGGCGGCAACTGGCTGCTGTTCTTCCCGCTGCTCGGGCTGGCGACGGGGGCGGTGGTGCGGGGGCCGTGGCTCGGCAGACACGCCCTCGGGCTGACCGCGCTGGCGACCGTAGTCGCCGGACTGCGCGAGGGCTGGGACGCCATCGGCGTCTCCTACGGCACGTTCCTGTCGACGATGGTGACGGCCGCGATCCTCTCCCTGTCGGAGGCGGTCCGGCAGTTGCGGGCGGCACGGGAGGAACTGGCGCGGCGGGCGGTGGAGGAGGAGCGGCTGCGGTTCTCCCGTGATCTGCACGATCTGCTCGGGCACACGCTGTCGGTGATCGTCGTCAAGTCGGAGGCCGCGCGCCGGCTGGCCCCGCGGAATCTGGAGGCGGCGCTGGCGCAGGTCACCGACATCGAGTCGGTCGGCAGACAGGCGCTGACCGAGATCCGGGAGGCGGTGACCGGGTACCGCGAGGGCAGTCTCGCCACCGAGCTGGACCGGGCGTCCTCGGCGCTGACCGCGGCCGGCATCGAGCCCGTCGTCCGGCGGTCGGGGCCGCCGCTGGCGCCGGCGACGGAGGCGCTGCTGGGCTGGGTGGTGCGCGAGGCGGTCACCAACGCGGTGCGGCACAGCGGGGCGCGGCGGTGCGAGATAGCCGTCGACGGGTCGTCGTCGGCCGAGCGGATCCGGCTGACGGTCACCGACGACGGGGGCGGTGGCGGGGGCGGGGAGGCGGCCGGCGGGGGCGGGGCCTCGGGCGGCGGTACCGGTCTGAAGGGGCTGACCGAGCGCCTCGCGACGGCGGGCGGCTCGCTGCGGGCCGGCCCCTCGCCGCGCGGCGGCTTCACGGTCACCGCCGAACTCCCCCGGGATCCGGAGGGGGTGGCGGAGCCGTCCAGGAGCGGAACGGAGGGTACGGCCGCGGCCGCGGCGTCCGGGGCCGTGTGA
- a CDS encoding class I SAM-dependent methyltransferase — protein MPPAPKPEILAAFEAAKGFMPTDEGLALYAAAVDAGRLGLPLLEVGTYCGRSTILLADAARDAGVTALTVDHHRGSEEQQPGWDYHDPETVDPEVGLMDTLPTFRRTLHRAGLEDHVVALVGRSPQVAAVWNSPLGLVFVDGGHTDEHAGADYAGWAPHVAEGGLLVLHDVFPVVEDEFTGQALYRVYLRALESGAFTEVSATGSLRVLRRTAPAPVSAPAPAPSGSHDAAAARR, from the coding sequence ATGCCGCCGGCACCGAAGCCCGAGATCCTGGCCGCGTTCGAGGCGGCGAAGGGGTTCATGCCCACCGACGAAGGGCTCGCCCTCTACGCGGCGGCCGTCGACGCCGGGCGGCTCGGGCTGCCGCTGCTGGAGGTCGGCACGTACTGCGGCCGCTCGACGATCCTCCTCGCCGACGCCGCCCGGGACGCCGGCGTCACCGCGCTCACCGTCGACCACCACCGGGGCAGCGAGGAGCAGCAGCCCGGCTGGGACTACCACGACCCGGAGACGGTCGACCCCGAGGTCGGCCTGATGGACACCCTGCCCACCTTCCGCCGCACCCTGCACCGGGCGGGTCTGGAGGACCACGTCGTCGCCCTCGTCGGCCGCTCCCCGCAGGTCGCCGCGGTCTGGAACTCGCCCCTCGGCCTGGTCTTCGTCGACGGCGGCCACACCGACGAGCACGCGGGCGCGGACTACGCGGGCTGGGCGCCCCATGTCGCCGAGGGCGGCCTCCTCGTCCTGCACGACGTGTTCCCGGTGGTGGAGGACGAGTTCACCGGGCAGGCCCTGTACCGGGTGTATCTGCGCGCGCTGGAGTCGGGCGCGTTCACGGAGGTGTCGGCGACGGGTTCGCTGCGCGTCCTACGACGGACCGCTCCCGCTCCCGTATCCGCACCGGCCCCCGCCCCGTCCGGTTCGCACGACGCCGCCGCCGCGCGCCGATAG
- a CDS encoding Nif3-like dinuclear metal center hexameric protein has translation MPRLAEVIAALETLWPATRAESWDAVGTVVGDPDREVTRVLFAVDPVQEVADEAIRLRADLLVTHHPLYLRGTTTVAASTFKGRVVHTLIKNDVALHVAHTNADTADPGVSDALAGALDLRVVRPLVPDPSDPEGRRGLGRICALDHPLTLREFAAHAAARLPATAQGIRVAGDPEATIRTVAVSGGAGDSLFDDVRAAGVDAFLTADLRHHPASEARAHSPLALLDAAHWATEWPWCELAAGQLDEISDRHGWDLRVHVSKTVTDPWTAHAASTPSTSTTAGAPN, from the coding sequence GTGCCCCGTCTCGCAGAAGTCATCGCCGCGCTGGAAACCCTCTGGCCCGCCACCCGCGCGGAGTCCTGGGACGCGGTCGGCACGGTCGTGGGCGACCCGGACCGCGAGGTCACCCGCGTCCTGTTCGCCGTGGACCCGGTCCAGGAAGTCGCCGACGAGGCGATCCGCCTCCGCGCCGACCTCCTCGTCACCCACCACCCCCTCTACCTGCGCGGTACGACGACCGTCGCGGCGTCCACCTTCAAGGGCCGCGTCGTGCACACCCTGATCAAGAACGACGTCGCCCTGCACGTCGCCCACACCAACGCCGACACCGCCGACCCCGGCGTGAGCGACGCCCTCGCCGGCGCACTCGACCTGCGCGTCGTGCGCCCCCTCGTACCGGACCCGTCCGACCCCGAGGGCCGCCGGGGCCTGGGCCGGATCTGCGCGCTCGACCACCCGCTCACCCTCCGCGAGTTCGCCGCGCACGCCGCCGCACGGCTGCCCGCGACCGCGCAGGGCATCCGCGTGGCCGGCGACCCGGAGGCGACGATCCGCACGGTCGCCGTCAGCGGCGGCGCGGGCGACAGCCTGTTCGACGACGTCCGGGCGGCCGGCGTCGACGCGTTCCTCACCGCGGACCTGCGCCACCACCCGGCGAGCGAGGCCCGCGCCCACAGTCCTCTCGCGCTGCTCGACGCGGCGCACTGGGCCACCGAGTGGCCCTGGTGCGAGCTGGCCGCCGGCCAGCTCGACGAGATCTCCGACCGGCACGGCTGGGACCTCCGCGTCCACGTCTCCAAAACGGTCACCGACCCCTGGACCGCCCACGCGGCATCCACCCCGTCCACCTCTACCACCGCAGGAGCCCCCAACTGA
- a CDS encoding DHA2 family efflux MFS transporter permease subunit gives MLRAVSETRTPSVTAPPAWAVVALACAGQFLVVLDVSVVNVALSSMRTDLGLSAPGLQWVVNAYAIAFAGLMLLGGRAGDLYGRKRMFVVGLGLFTLASLAGGLAQEGWQLLLARAVQGLGAAVLAPSTLTLVTAAVPEGAARARAIATWTAVGAGGGAAGGLVGGVLVDALSWRWVLLINVPVGAVVLAGAARGLRESRAGDGRRLDVAGALLVTAGLATLAYGIVRSEADGWTAPGTLAPLGAGLALVALFLAVEARTTAPLMPLALLRLRSVASANVAMFVCGSAMFCMWFFMTLYAQNVLGYSPLEAGAALIPSSLAVLLGSKGAPWLMPSLGARNVAVLGTLVAAAGFGWQSTMTADGGYVTSIMLPGVLMMLGAGLAATPLASLATSGAAADDAGLVSGLVNTSRTMGGSLGLAVMSTIAATRTGDRTTGAALTEGYALSFRVSAVVLLAGAAVMTAWLPRRHATAHG, from the coding sequence ATGCTCCGAGCAGTGTCAGAGACCCGTACGCCGTCCGTGACCGCGCCGCCCGCCTGGGCGGTGGTCGCGCTCGCGTGCGCCGGGCAGTTCCTCGTCGTCCTGGACGTCTCCGTGGTCAACGTGGCGCTGTCCTCGATGCGCACCGACCTCGGGCTGAGCGCGCCCGGGCTCCAGTGGGTGGTCAACGCCTACGCCATCGCCTTCGCCGGGCTCATGTTGCTCGGCGGCCGGGCCGGGGACCTGTACGGGCGCAAGCGGATGTTCGTGGTCGGGCTCGGCCTGTTCACGCTGGCCTCGCTCGCCGGGGGTCTGGCGCAGGAGGGCTGGCAGTTGCTGCTCGCCCGGGCGGTGCAGGGCCTGGGCGCGGCGGTCCTCGCGCCCTCCACGCTCACCCTGGTCACCGCGGCGGTGCCGGAGGGTGCAGCCCGGGCGCGGGCGATCGCCACCTGGACCGCCGTCGGCGCGGGCGGCGGCGCCGCGGGCGGGCTCGTCGGCGGGGTCCTCGTGGACGCGCTGTCCTGGCGCTGGGTGCTGCTGATCAACGTGCCCGTCGGCGCGGTCGTCCTGGCCGGCGCCGCCCGCGGACTGCGGGAGAGCCGCGCGGGGGACGGCCGGCGGCTGGACGTGGCGGGCGCCCTGCTGGTCACGGCCGGCCTGGCGACACTGGCCTACGGGATCGTGCGCAGCGAGGCCGACGGCTGGACGGCGCCCGGGACCCTGGCCCCGCTGGGCGCCGGTCTCGCCCTGGTCGCGCTGTTCCTGGCGGTGGAGGCGCGCACGACGGCGCCGCTGATGCCGCTCGCGCTGCTGCGGCTGCGGTCGGTGGCCTCGGCCAACGTGGCGATGTTCGTGTGCGGTTCGGCGATGTTCTGCATGTGGTTCTTCATGACCCTGTACGCGCAGAACGTGCTCGGCTACAGCCCGCTGGAGGCCGGGGCCGCCCTCATACCCAGCTCGCTCGCGGTCCTGCTGGGCTCCAAGGGGGCGCCCTGGCTGATGCCGTCGCTGGGCGCGCGCAACGTGGCGGTGCTCGGCACGCTGGTCGCGGCGGCCGGCTTCGGGTGGCAGTCGACGATGACGGCCGACGGCGGGTACGTCACCTCGATCATGTTGCCGGGGGTGCTGATGATGCTGGGCGCGGGCCTGGCGGCCACCCCGCTGGCCTCCCTCGCCACCTCGGGGGCGGCGGCGGACGACGCCGGCCTCGTCTCCGGACTGGTCAACACCTCGCGCACGATGGGCGGTTCGCTCGGCCTCGCGGTCATGTCGACGATCGCCGCGACCCGCACGGGGGACCGCACCACGGGCGCCGCCCTCACGGAGGGCTACGCGCTGTCGTTCCGGGTCAGCGCCGTCGTCCTGCTGGCGGGGGCGGCGGTCATGACGGCGTGGCTGCCGAGGAGGCATGCGACGGCGCACGGGTGA
- a CDS encoding response regulator transcription factor has product MNETPRAEPVRVLLAEDQGMMRGALALLLGMEDDLEVVAQVSTGDAIVAAALEHRPDVALLDIELPGMSGLDAAAELRVRVPGCRVLILTTFGRPGYLRRAMEAGAAGFLVKDGPVEELAAAIRRVLAGESVVDPTLATAALSAGPSPLTPRECDVLRGSADGATVADIAARLQLSESTVRNYLSSVIGKTHTRNRTEALREARHQGWL; this is encoded by the coding sequence GTGAACGAGACACCCCGCGCCGAGCCCGTCCGTGTGCTGCTCGCCGAGGACCAGGGGATGATGCGCGGCGCGCTCGCCCTGCTGCTCGGCATGGAGGACGACCTGGAGGTGGTCGCCCAGGTCTCGACGGGCGACGCGATCGTGGCCGCCGCGCTGGAGCACCGGCCGGACGTGGCGCTGCTCGACATCGAACTGCCGGGCATGAGCGGTCTGGACGCGGCGGCGGAGCTGCGGGTGCGGGTGCCCGGGTGCCGGGTGCTGATACTGACGACGTTCGGGCGTCCCGGTTATCTGCGCCGGGCCATGGAGGCGGGCGCGGCTGGGTTCCTGGTCAAGGACGGTCCGGTGGAGGAACTGGCCGCGGCGATCCGCCGGGTGCTGGCGGGCGAGAGCGTCGTGGACCCGACGCTCGCCACGGCGGCCCTGAGCGCGGGGCCCAGTCCGCTGACGCCGCGCGAGTGCGACGTGCTGCGCGGTTCGGCGGACGGGGCGACGGTCGCCGACATCGCGGCCCGGCTCCAACTGTCGGAGTCGACGGTGCGCAACTACCTGTCGTCGGTCATCGGCAAGACGCACACCCGCAACCGCACGGAGGCCCTCCGGGAGGCCCGCCACCAGGGCTGGCTGTGA
- a CDS encoding MaoC/PaaZ C-terminal domain-containing protein produces the protein MPLDAARALAAAPRTREIAWTAKDVQLYHLALGAGAPPTDPGELRYTLETRLHVLPGFATVAGGGEPGVIAALSVPGVDVDLAHVLHAGQDLTVHRPLPVTGRAVATSRITAAYDKGRAALLVLRTDVADAEGPLWTDEARVHVRGEGGWGGERGPSARIEPPSGTPDVTVDRPVREDQALLYRLTGDLNPLHADPEFAARAGFERPVLHGLCTYGMTLKAVVDTLLDGDVTRVRAYTTRFAGVAYPGETLRVRMWRARGAEGAVRVTVSAVERAEAPVLADTTVTHS, from the coding sequence ATGCCCCTCGACGCCGCCCGGGCCCTCGCCGCCGCGCCCCGCACCCGCGAGATCGCCTGGACCGCCAAGGACGTGCAGCTCTACCACCTCGCCCTCGGCGCGGGCGCCCCGCCCACCGACCCCGGCGAGCTGCGCTACACCCTGGAGACCCGGCTGCACGTCCTGCCGGGCTTCGCCACCGTCGCGGGCGGCGGCGAGCCCGGCGTGATCGCCGCCCTCTCCGTCCCCGGCGTCGACGTCGACCTCGCCCACGTCCTGCACGCCGGTCAGGACCTCACCGTCCACCGTCCGCTCCCCGTCACGGGCCGTGCCGTCGCCACCTCGCGGATCACCGCGGCGTACGACAAGGGCCGCGCGGCCCTGCTGGTCCTGCGCACCGACGTGGCCGACGCCGAGGGGCCGCTGTGGACCGACGAGGCGCGGGTCCACGTACGCGGGGAGGGCGGCTGGGGCGGCGAGCGCGGCCCCTCCGCCCGCATCGAGCCGCCGTCCGGCACCCCGGACGTCACCGTCGACCGTCCGGTGCGCGAGGACCAGGCGCTGCTCTACCGCCTGACCGGCGACCTCAACCCGCTCCACGCCGACCCGGAGTTCGCCGCCCGCGCCGGATTCGAACGGCCCGTGCTGCACGGGCTGTGCACGTACGGCATGACGCTCAAGGCGGTCGTCGACACGCTGCTCGACGGCGACGTCACCCGGGTCCGCGCCTACACGACACGGTTCGCCGGGGTGGCGTACCCGGGGGAGACCCTGCGCGTCCGCATGTGGCGGGCGCGGGGCGCGGAAGGGGCGGTACGGGTGACGGTGAGCGCGGTGGAACGGGCGGAGGCCCCCGTCCTCGCGGACACGACCGTCACCCACTCCTGA